From Bernardetia sp.:
ATACCCATTCCCTTTTCAAGGCGAGTTTCTTCTGAGGCTTTGTTATAAAAGTCTTCTAGTTGCTTACTTATCAGTTGTTTATTATTCATAAATTTACCCTTGTCATAATTCTCTGTTTTATAAGCGAGAGAAAAACGACTAATTTTCGATTGAAAAATTATAGAAAAAAGAGCATAAACATCTGCACATCAAAAAAAGATTATTTTAATGGTTTGGTAATGGCTAACCAATGTGGTCTTTTTGGAAAGACGCAGATGCTATGTTATGAATAATCTAACAGACTGCTAATATAGGTATTTTCTACAACTGCTCCAACTCATATTCAAATCCACTAGAGAGAATTGGAAAACGACACCACGTTTTTGGGTCAAGGTTTTTGTCATCTAAATGAAATGATGGCGCATAGCGTTCTCGTTTCCATTGGTTTCTACTCCACAGTCTAAAGAATTTGATTGTCCATTCTTTTAATTTTTGCTCATCGTATTGTTTAAATTTAGTTTTCATGAGTTTCAAACAATCGGCAGGAGATTTTTTATCTCTGATGGCAGCCTCCTCAATAGCATCTAATAAATCATAAGGCATTAAGTCGTCTTCATCAGTTTGTTTGTTTTCTAGTGGACGAAGTTCGGCTGTGGGTTGCTGCTCATTGATGTATTTGAGATTTTCTATTTTAAAATAATGAGCTTCTTCATTTTCATTCCACGTCAAGACGCCTTTTGTTTCTAGCCATTTGAGCCAATTTCTTAAGAAAAATTTATCAATTCCAGCAATCGGACTCAGTCCTCCACTCGTGTCGCCATCCATGGTGGCATATCCTACGGCAGCTTCCGAACGGTTGCTAGTAGAAAGTAAAAGTGCATTATAAATATTCGCCAACATCCAAACCGAAGGCGCACGAACCCGAGCTTGAATATTTTGAAGGGCAATATCATCCGTTTTCCAAGAAAGCTCACGTTCCAAACCTTGCTCTACAATTTTGTGGTATTCTTTTACCACTTCATTGATATTAAAGGTGAAATGGGTAGCATTTAAGGCTTGAGCTAATTTTTCGGCTGCATTTTGGGTTGTATCTGAACTGTTTTCTGTCGGTTGGTAGGCTGTAAGCAGAAGTTGTTTAGCAATTTCATCTACTGATTGTAAATCTTGAATAGATGAAATGTAATAGAGCTTCTTTTTAAACTCTTCCAAGCCAATATTTTCAATTCCTAGTTTTACAAGCAAATACACACAACACGCCACAGCTGCCGAATCTGCTCCACCAGAAAGCGACACCACAAACCCACGAGAACGACTTTTTCGCAGATAATCAAAAAGCCCTAATGCTAAAGCTCGTGTAAATTCTTCTTCTTGAATGAAATTACTATACTCCCATTTAGATTCGCTAGGGTCATAAGGCTCTGGGTCAATGTTAGGGAAAGAATAATCTAATGTAATTTTATTTTCTTGTGTATTTGGCAAATCAAAATTCATACTTGCTTGTGATTGTGCAATTCGGTTGGCATTAATATCTATGACTGCACTGGTAACCAAAACATCATGGAAACTAAGTCTTTGTCCGATATTGGCAATTTCTCCAGCCGAAGCAATGATTGTTCCTCCGTCATAAATGGCTCTCCCTGCTTCATTTCCTAAAAGATTTGCATATAAATAAGCTACTCCAAAAGCACGAGAACCTTCCAATACAAAACGCTTCCGAACATTAATTTTATTGAAAGCAAAATGCGAAGCCGATGGATTCATAATCACATCTACACCATAGTTTGATAAAGCTCGCCCTGGACGGTGTGCTACCCAAGCATCTTCACAAATTTCAAAGCCAATTTTTATTCCTCCTACTTCAAAATAAATATCTCCAAAAAGATAGCTTTCATTTTCTTTTGTAATTGGGTTTTGAAGTGTTAGATTGATGTGCTTATCAGCCACCCACGGTGTAAACCAACGAGGTTCGTAATGAATCCCGTTTCCTGCCAAAAACCGTTTGGCTACAAAACCAGCAATTTTTCCATCAACTAAAAGCGCACAAGCATTGAAGGTACGATTCTGATACATTATTGGCAATCCTAAGCAAGTGATAATCCCTTTTGTATGAGGCAAAACTTCATACAAAACACGAACAGACTGTTCCAAAACATTAGGCGAATAAAACATATCTTCACAGCCATAGCCAGAGATACAAAGTTCGGGCAAACAAAGTACACTTACTTCTCTTGCTTTTGCTTCTTGTATGGCTTGCAAAATATTTCGCTTATTTTTCTCCCAGTGCATTGGAGTCTGATTCAGAACAGCACAGGCTACTTTTAGTAATTTCATAGGAAATATGTTTTTATTGTTGGTGGAGATACCGACAGTGGCTTTTTAGGTCAAATTTAACTTAGTGTCAAAAATACAATTTCTATTGGTTGGATTAACGGAATTTTAATAAAAATGGTTTTGGCAATTAAAAAAATCCTTACTCAAATATAAAAAATTGAATAAGGATTTTTGATTTCACTACATAAAAATTCTAATAATAAACTACTTCACAGCGTGGATGCTCACTTTTAAAATCATCTACTTTTCGGCTAGAAATTTTGGTATTGTAACAACGCAATATTTCTAATTTCCTCATATCTTCCAAGCCTTTGAGGTTACGAAGTTTTGTAGTGTTACAAGAAAGTTCTGTAAGCTCACGCAAAGGAGCAAGGCATTTTATAGTTCTGATTTGTGTACCTGCACAGTTGAGGCGTTTGAGTTTTTTGAATGCTCCCATAGGCTCAAGACTTTCTACGGGTGTATTTTCAAAAACTAGCTGTTCCAAATCTCTAAGTGGTGTAATAGGTTCAAGATTAGAAACTGGTGTTTCTGAAAAACGTAAAATTCGTAGTGTCTGAATATTTCTTATAGGAGAAAGATTACTCACACTTGTACGCACAAAACTAAGTTCTCTTAGTCGCACACACATCTGTAATGGCTGCAAATCATTAATAGCATTTATTCCATCCAAATTAATAGATTCCAAATAAATCATGGCGTGCAAGTTTTCCTTGTTTGGTTCTCCTTCCACTTTCACATGGCTTGCTAGAGCTTTTTTCCAACTTTCAGAAAGTCCAGCCCACCAATTATTCAGCGTAACTGTCTTATAAATTACTACCGTAGAAGGATTTTTATTGAGATAAGTTGCCACAGATTCATCTTTTATTGCAGCTCCATCAGCATAAATAAACTCTAAGTTTGTAAGATTTTGTAATGTAGAAATATCATTAACAGACGTTTTTTCAATATCTAGTTTTTTGAGCTTGTCTAGGTTTTGCAGAGGAGAAACATCTGAAATTTTAGTGTTATTAGCTTCCAAAACTTCTAAAGCTCTCAAATCACGAAGCGCAGTAATGTCCGAAACTCCTGTTCGGCTGATATTAATTTCCTTTAAACCTTCAAAAATACGAAGTGGCTCAACCGTTTTTATAGATGTTCCTTTCGCTTCAATTTTTGTAATGCTTGAAAGTGCAGCAAGTTCTTCCTTAGTCGGATTTGGCGAGCTTAATTTACTCGCTGTTTTGAATACTTCTTTCCAGTCTAATGACAGATTTTTCCACCAATTTTGTAGAGCTTCCGACTCATAGACTACCAAAACATTAGATTTTGCTTTCGTCAGTTCTTGTGCTTGTCCTAATTTCACACCTGTATTATCACAATAGACTCTTTCCAAATTCTTAATAGCAACAAGAGGCTTCAAGCTAGAAATTTTGGTATTGTTGGCATACAAAACACGCAAATTTTCTAACTTAGAGAGTGGCTCAAGGCTACCTACATTTGTATTGGAAATATCCAATCGTTCTAACTGCTTAGTTTCTGAAAGAGCTGCTACAGATGTGATGGGCGTAAAAGAACTTTCCAAGAACTGTAACTCTGAACTGTTTTTAAGTGGTTCAAGATTAGTTACTTTTGTCTTAGACATTTTTAATTCTTTGAGTGTACTTCCCTCCACATTTCCCAATGCTTCTAACGAATTTACTCCAGTAATTGAAATATCTAAACGCTCCAAAT
This genomic window contains:
- the nadE gene encoding NAD(+) synthase, whose protein sequence is MKLLKVACAVLNQTPMHWEKNKRNILQAIQEAKAREVSVLCLPELCISGYGCEDMFYSPNVLEQSVRVLYEVLPHTKGIITCLGLPIMYQNRTFNACALLVDGKIAGFVAKRFLAGNGIHYEPRWFTPWVADKHINLTLQNPITKENESYLFGDIYFEVGGIKIGFEICEDAWVAHRPGRALSNYGVDVIMNPSASHFAFNKINVRKRFVLEGSRAFGVAYLYANLLGNEAGRAIYDGGTIIASAGEIANIGQRLSFHDVLVTSAVIDINANRIAQSQASMNFDLPNTQENKITLDYSFPNIDPEPYDPSESKWEYSNFIQEEEFTRALALGLFDYLRKSRSRGFVVSLSGGADSAAVACCVYLLVKLGIENIGLEEFKKKLYYISSIQDLQSVDEIAKQLLLTAYQPTENSSDTTQNAAEKLAQALNATHFTFNINEVVKEYHKIVEQGLERELSWKTDDIALQNIQARVRAPSVWMLANIYNALLLSTSNRSEAAVGYATMDGDTSGGLSPIAGIDKFFLRNWLKWLETKGVLTWNENEEAHYFKIENLKYINEQQPTAELRPLENKQTDEDDLMPYDLLDAIEEAAIRDKKSPADCLKLMKTKFKQYDEQKLKEWTIKFFRLWSRNQWKRERYAPSFHLDDKNLDPKTWCRFPILSSGFEYELEQL
- a CDS encoding leucine-rich repeat domain-containing protein, whose product is MAFSTTTLFAQKNNGKNEKDKKQDELSPEKLEEYEGRVRSLISFMQFMYNTVGEAESSVRDKETIINQSFLKIFKDRDVQIEDDLIAKRDLWVNKNVQSYLKDIDFFYKNISFKYEVSSIAHRVAPDGTIFFTATANRTLEGTNIKGEQIKNNLPRYIEMSYDPEEQDLKIISVYTSQANETEVLRSWWNELPAEWLAVFSNYVTIPVGDSISNSQLHSIVGMEVLDISGNPTIKDIQPVSRLMKLKTFKCANTSVSNLFPLRSITNLEVLDASSTPVQDLLALTYATNLRELNISNTKVSEIKTLEYLTNLERLDISITGVNSLEALGNVEGSTLKELKMSKTKVTNLEPLKNSSELQFLESSFTPITSVAALSETKQLERLDISNTNVGSLEPLSKLENLRVLYANNTKISSLKPLVAIKNLERVYCDNTGVKLGQAQELTKAKSNVLVVYESEALQNWWKNLSLDWKEVFKTASKLSSPNPTKEELAALSSITKIEAKGTSIKTVEPLRIFEGLKEINISRTGVSDITALRDLRALEVLEANNTKISDVSPLQNLDKLKKLDIEKTSVNDISTLQNLTNLEFIYADGAAIKDESVATYLNKNPSTVVIYKTVTLNNWWAGLSESWKKALASHVKVEGEPNKENLHAMIYLESINLDGINAINDLQPLQMCVRLRELSFVRTSVSNLSPIRNIQTLRILRFSETPVSNLEPITPLRDLEQLVFENTPVESLEPMGAFKKLKRLNCAGTQIRTIKCLAPLRELTELSCNTTKLRNLKGLEDMRKLEILRCYNTKISSRKVDDFKSEHPRCEVVYY